The following proteins come from a genomic window of Bubalus kerabau isolate K-KA32 ecotype Philippines breed swamp buffalo chromosome 20, PCC_UOA_SB_1v2, whole genome shotgun sequence:
- the ACTR8 gene encoding actin-related protein 8 — protein sequence MTQAEKGEAENGKEKGGEKEKEQRGVKRPIVPALVPESLQEQIQSNFIVVIHPGSTTLRIGRATDTLPASVPHVIARRHKQQGQPLYKDSWLLREGLNKPESNEQRQNGLKMVDQAIWSKKMSNGTRRIPVSPEQARSYNKQMRPAILDHCSGNKWTNTSHHPEFLVGEEALYVNPLDCYNIHWPIRRGQLNIHPGPGGSLTAVLADIEVIWSHAIQKYLEIPLKDLKYYRCILLIPDIYNKQHVKELVNMILMKMGFSGIVVHQESVCATFGSGLSSTCIVDVGDQKTSVCCVEDGVSHRNTRLCLAYGGSDVSRCFYWLMQRAGFPYRECQLTNKMDCLLLQHLKETFCHLDQDISGLQDHEFQIRHPDSPALLYQFRLGDEKLQAPMALFYPATFGIVGQKMTTLQHRSQGDPEDPHDEQYLLATQSKQEQSAKATADRKSASKPIGFEGDLRGQSSDLPERLHSQEVDLGPSQGDCLMAGNDSEEALTALMSRKTAISLFEGKALGLDKAILHSIDCCSSDETKKKMYSSILVVGGGLMFHKAQEFLQHRILNKMPPSFRRIIENVDVITRPKDMDPRLIAWKGGAVLACLDTTQELWIYQREWQRFGVRMLRERAAFVW from the exons CAAATCCAGAGCAACTTCATCGTTGTCATACATCCAGGTTCCACAACTCTGAGGATTGGTCGAGCCACAGACACACTTCCTGCCAGTGTTCCTCACGTCATTGCACGAAGACACAAACAACAGGGGCAGCCACTGTACAAGGACAGCTGGCTGCTCAGGGAGGGACTAAAC AAACCTGAAAGTAATGAACAAAGGCAAAATGGCCTTAAAATGGTGGATCAAGCGATATGGTCTAAAAAGATGTCGAATGGCACAAGACGGATTCCTGTGTCCCCTGAGCAG GCACGTTCCTACAACAAGCAGATGCGACCTGCGATTTTAGATCACTGCTCTGGAAATAAGTGGACAAACACATCTCATCACCCTGAGTTTTTGGTGGGAGAAGAG GCCCTGTATGTTAATCCTCTGGACTGTTATAATATTCACTGGCCTATCAGAAGAGGTCAGTTAAATATTCACCCAGGACCTGGGGGCTCTCTTACAGCTGTTCTAGCAGATATTGAAGTAATATGGTCTCATGCAATACAAAAATACTTGGAAATCCCACTGAAAGATTTAAAG tATTATAGATGTATCTTGTTAATTCCTGATATCTATAATAAACAGCATGTGAAAGAATTAGTGAATATGATCCTAATGAAGATGGGTTTTTCAG GGATTGTGGTCCATCAGGAGTCTGTGTGTGCCACCTTTGGAAGTGGCTTAAGCAGCACGTGTATTGTAGATGTCGGAGACCAGAAGACAAGCGtgtgctgtgtggaggatgggGTCTCTCATCGGAACACTCG GCTCTGTCTGGCATATGGTGGATCTGATGTGTCAAGATGCTTTTACTGGCTGATGCAGCGAGCAGGCTTCCCTTACAGAGAATGCCAGTTAACAAATAAAATGGATTGCCTTCTTCTGCAGCACCTTAAAGAAACTTTTTGTCATTTGGATCAG GACATCTCTGGGCTTCAGGACCATGAGTTTCAGATTCGACATCCAGATTCCCCTGCCCTTCTTTACCAGTTTCGATTGGGAGATGAAAAACTCCAG GCTCCAATGGCTTTGTTTTATCCAGCAACGTTTGGAATCGTTGGACAGAAAATGACAACTTTACAGCACAGATCCCAGGGCGACCCTGAGGACCCTCACGATGAACAGTACCTGCTGGCCACGCAGAGCAAGCAGGAACAG TCTGCAAAAGCTACTGCTGACCGGAAGTCTGCATCCAAACCCATTGGATTCGAAGGGGACCTTCGTGGCCAGTCCTCTGACCTTCCAGAAAGACTGCATTCCCAGGAGGTGGATCTGGGACCCTCCCAGGGCGACTGTTTGATGGCTGGCAATGATTCTGAGGAGGCTCTCACCGCACTGATGTCCAGGAAGACTGCCATCTCGCTGTTTGAAGGGAAGGCCCTGGGACTGGATAAAGCCATCCTCCATAGCATAGACTGCTGTT caTCTGATGAAACCAAAAAGAAGATGTACAGCTCCATCCTGGTGGTGGGAGGTGGTTTGATGTTTCATAAAGCCCAAGAATTTCTGCAGCACAGAATTCTCAATAAAATGCCACCTTCATTCAGGCGAATTATTGAAAATGTAGATGTGATCACAAGGCCCAAG GACATGGATCCCCGGCTGATTGCCTGGAAAGGAGGGGCAGTGTTGGCTTGTTTGGATACCACACAGGAACTGTGGATTTATCAGAGAGAGTGGCAGCGCTTTGGCGTCCGCATGCTACGAGAGCGAGCTGCTTTTGTGTGGTGA
- the IL17RB gene encoding interleukin-17 receptor B isoform X2, producing MSLVLLSLAALCWGAVPPEPTIQCGSEPGPSPEWMVRHTLTPGDLRDLQVETIKSNVDLEDSSILMNISWILRADASIRLLKATKICVMGKSHFQSYSCIRCNYTQAFQTQTRPSGGKWTFSYIGFPVELNTVYFIGAHNIPNANMNEDGPSMAVNFTSPGCLDHVMKYKKKCIEAGSLWKPNITACKRSANMVEVNFTTSPLGDRYMALIQSTAVIGTSYVSEKELTRTSVVVHVTGESEGAVVQLTPYFHTCGNDCIRQRGTVVQCPQTGVSSPQDHDRSVLRGWLPLLLSALLVATWVLVAGIYLIWRHERIKKTSFSTTTLLPSIKVLVVYPSEICFHHTVCYFTEFLQNRCRSEVILEKWQKKKIAEMGPVQWLTTQKQAADKVIFLLSNDSTTCDGNCDKKGGPCENSQDLFHLAFNLFCSDLRSQAHLHKYVVVYFREGDITDSYRALSVCPTYRLTKDATGFCAELLRAKQRVSVGRRPRACRYSCCSL from the exons ATGTCGCTAGTACTGCTGAGCCTGGCCGCGCTGTGCTGGGGGGCCGTGCCTCCGGAGCCG ACAATTCAGTGTGGCTCTGAACCCG GACCGTCTCCAGAATGGATGGTCCGACACACCCTGACCCCAGGAGACCTGAGGGACCTCCAAGTGGAAACTATTAAAAGCAATGTTGACCTGGAGGACTCTTCAATTTTGATGAACATAAGCTGGATACTCCGGGCAGATG CCAGCATCCGCTTGTTGAAGGCCACCAAGATCTGCGTGATGGGCAAAAGCCACTTCCAGTCCTACAGCTGCATCAGGTGCAATTACACCCAGGCCTTCCAGACTCAGACCAGACCCTCTGGTGGCAAA TGGACGTTTTCCTACATTGGTTTTCCTGTCGAGCTGAACACAGTCTATTTCATTGGGGCCCATAACATCCCCAATGCAAATATGAATGAGGACGGTCCCTCCATGGCTGTGAACTTCACCTCCCCAG GGTGCCTGGACCAcgtaatgaaatataaaaaaaaatgcatcgaGGCAG GAAGTCTGTGGAAGCCAAACATCACCGCTTGTAAGAGGAGCGCGAACATGGTGGAAGTGAATTTTACCACCAGTCCCCTTGGAGACAGATACATGGCGCTCATCCAAAGTACCGCCGTGATTGGGACTTCCTACGTGTCAGAG AAAGAACTAACTCGAACTTCCGTGGTGGTTCACGtgactggggagagtgaaggtgCTGTGGTCCAG CTGACTCCGTATTTCCATACCTGTGGCAACGACTGCATCCGACAAAGAGGAACCGTGGTGCAGTGCCCACAAACGGGAGTCTCTTCTCCTCAGGATCATG ACAGAAGTGTGCTGCGTGGCTGGCTGCCTCTCCTCCTGTCCGCTCTGCTTGTGGCCACATGGGTGCTGGTGGCTGGCATCTATCTGATCTGGAGGCACG AAAGGATCAAGAAGACGTCCTTCTCAACTACCACGCTACTGCCCTCTATTAAGGTTCTTGTGGTTTACCCTTCTGAAATATGCTTCCATCACACAGTTTGTTACTTCACTGAGTTTCTTCAAAACCGCTGCAGAAGTGAAGTTATCCTTGAAAAgtggcagaaaaagaaaatagccgAGATGGGTCCCGTGCAGTGGCTTACCACTCAGAAGCAAGCAGCGGATAAggtcattttccttctttccaatGATAGCACCACGTGTGATGGTAACTGTGACAAGAAGGGCGGCCCCTGTGAGAACTCCCAAGACCTGTTCCACCTCGCCTTTAACCTCTTCTGCAGTGATCTGAGAAGCCAGGCTCATCTGCACAAATACGTGGTGGTCTACTTCAGAGAGGGTGACATCACAGACAGCTACCGGGCGCTCAGCGTCTGCCCCACGTACCGCCTCACGAAGGACGCTACAGGTTTCTGTGCAGAGCTCCTCCGTGCCAAGCAGCGTGTGTCGGTGGGGAGAAGGCCACGCGCCTGTCGCTACAGCTGCTGCTCCCTGTAG
- the IL17RB gene encoding interleukin-17 receptor B isoform X5, producing the protein MPIRTPRGGGRWPRDVASTAEPGRAVLGGRASGAGPSPEWMVRHTLTPGDLRDLQVETIKSNVDLEDSSILMNISWILRADASIRLLKATKICVMGKSHFQSYSCIRCNYTQAFQTQTRPSGGKWTFSYIGFPVELNTVYFIGAHNIPNANMNEDGPSMAVNFTSPGCLDHVMKYKKKCIEAGSLWKPNITACKRSANMVEVNFTTSPLGDRYMALIQSTAVIGTSYVSELTPYFHTCGNDCIRQRGTVVQCPQTGVSSPQDHERIKKTSFSTTTLLPSIKVLVVYPSEICFHHTVCYFTEFLQNRCRSEVILEKWQKKKIAEMGPVQWLTTQKQAADKVIFLLSNDSTTCDGNCDKKGGPCENSQDLFHLAFNLFCSDLRSQAHLHKYVVVYFREGDITDSYRALSVCPTYRLTKDATGFCAELLRAKQRVSVGRRPRACRYSCCSL; encoded by the exons ATGCCGATCCGGACCCCGCGCGGTGGCGGGCGGTGGCCCCGCGATGTCGCTAGTACTGCTGAGCCTGGCCGCGCTGTGCTGGGGGGCCGTGCCTCCGGAGCCG GACCGTCTCCAGAATGGATGGTCCGACACACCCTGACCCCAGGAGACCTGAGGGACCTCCAAGTGGAAACTATTAAAAGCAATGTTGACCTGGAGGACTCTTCAATTTTGATGAACATAAGCTGGATACTCCGGGCAGATG CCAGCATCCGCTTGTTGAAGGCCACCAAGATCTGCGTGATGGGCAAAAGCCACTTCCAGTCCTACAGCTGCATCAGGTGCAATTACACCCAGGCCTTCCAGACTCAGACCAGACCCTCTGGTGGCAAA TGGACGTTTTCCTACATTGGTTTTCCTGTCGAGCTGAACACAGTCTATTTCATTGGGGCCCATAACATCCCCAATGCAAATATGAATGAGGACGGTCCCTCCATGGCTGTGAACTTCACCTCCCCAG GGTGCCTGGACCAcgtaatgaaatataaaaaaaaatgcatcgaGGCAG GAAGTCTGTGGAAGCCAAACATCACCGCTTGTAAGAGGAGCGCGAACATGGTGGAAGTGAATTTTACCACCAGTCCCCTTGGAGACAGATACATGGCGCTCATCCAAAGTACCGCCGTGATTGGGACTTCCTACGTGTCAGAG CTGACTCCGTATTTCCATACCTGTGGCAACGACTGCATCCGACAAAGAGGAACCGTGGTGCAGTGCCCACAAACGGGAGTCTCTTCTCCTCAGGATCATG AAAGGATCAAGAAGACGTCCTTCTCAACTACCACGCTACTGCCCTCTATTAAGGTTCTTGTGGTTTACCCTTCTGAAATATGCTTCCATCACACAGTTTGTTACTTCACTGAGTTTCTTCAAAACCGCTGCAGAAGTGAAGTTATCCTTGAAAAgtggcagaaaaagaaaatagccgAGATGGGTCCCGTGCAGTGGCTTACCACTCAGAAGCAAGCAGCGGATAAggtcattttccttctttccaatGATAGCACCACGTGTGATGGTAACTGTGACAAGAAGGGCGGCCCCTGTGAGAACTCCCAAGACCTGTTCCACCTCGCCTTTAACCTCTTCTGCAGTGATCTGAGAAGCCAGGCTCATCTGCACAAATACGTGGTGGTCTACTTCAGAGAGGGTGACATCACAGACAGCTACCGGGCGCTCAGCGTCTGCCCCACGTACCGCCTCACGAAGGACGCTACAGGTTTCTGTGCAGAGCTCCTCCGTGCCAAGCAGCGTGTGTCGGTGGGGAGAAGGCCACGCGCCTGTCGCTACAGCTGCTGCTCCCTGTAG
- the IL17RB gene encoding interleukin-17 receptor B isoform X6 — protein MPIRTPRGGGRWPRDVASTAEPGRAVLGGRASGAGPSPEWMVRHTLTPGDLRDLQVETIKSNVDLEDSSILMNISWILRADGCLDHVMKYKKKCIEAGSLWKPNITACKRSANMVEVNFTTSPLGDRYMALIQSTAVIGTSYVSEKELTRTSVVVHVTGESEGAVVQLTPYFHTCGNDCIRQRGTVVQCPQTGVSSPQDHDRSVLRGWLPLLLSALLVATWVLVAGIYLIWRHERIKKTSFSTTTLLPSIKVLVVYPSEICFHHTVCYFTEFLQNRCRSEVILEKWQKKKIAEMGPVQWLTTQKQAADKVIFLLSNDSTTCDGNCDKKGGPCENSQDLFHLAFNLFCSDLRSQAHLHKYVVVYFREGDITDSYRALSVCPTYRLTKDATGFCAELLRAKQRVSVGRRPRACRYSCCSL, from the exons ATGCCGATCCGGACCCCGCGCGGTGGCGGGCGGTGGCCCCGCGATGTCGCTAGTACTGCTGAGCCTGGCCGCGCTGTGCTGGGGGGCCGTGCCTCCGGAGCCG GACCGTCTCCAGAATGGATGGTCCGACACACCCTGACCCCAGGAGACCTGAGGGACCTCCAAGTGGAAACTATTAAAAGCAATGTTGACCTGGAGGACTCTTCAATTTTGATGAACATAAGCTGGATACTCCGGGCAGATG GGTGCCTGGACCAcgtaatgaaatataaaaaaaaatgcatcgaGGCAG GAAGTCTGTGGAAGCCAAACATCACCGCTTGTAAGAGGAGCGCGAACATGGTGGAAGTGAATTTTACCACCAGTCCCCTTGGAGACAGATACATGGCGCTCATCCAAAGTACCGCCGTGATTGGGACTTCCTACGTGTCAGAG AAAGAACTAACTCGAACTTCCGTGGTGGTTCACGtgactggggagagtgaaggtgCTGTGGTCCAG CTGACTCCGTATTTCCATACCTGTGGCAACGACTGCATCCGACAAAGAGGAACCGTGGTGCAGTGCCCACAAACGGGAGTCTCTTCTCCTCAGGATCATG ACAGAAGTGTGCTGCGTGGCTGGCTGCCTCTCCTCCTGTCCGCTCTGCTTGTGGCCACATGGGTGCTGGTGGCTGGCATCTATCTGATCTGGAGGCACG AAAGGATCAAGAAGACGTCCTTCTCAACTACCACGCTACTGCCCTCTATTAAGGTTCTTGTGGTTTACCCTTCTGAAATATGCTTCCATCACACAGTTTGTTACTTCACTGAGTTTCTTCAAAACCGCTGCAGAAGTGAAGTTATCCTTGAAAAgtggcagaaaaagaaaatagccgAGATGGGTCCCGTGCAGTGGCTTACCACTCAGAAGCAAGCAGCGGATAAggtcattttccttctttccaatGATAGCACCACGTGTGATGGTAACTGTGACAAGAAGGGCGGCCCCTGTGAGAACTCCCAAGACCTGTTCCACCTCGCCTTTAACCTCTTCTGCAGTGATCTGAGAAGCCAGGCTCATCTGCACAAATACGTGGTGGTCTACTTCAGAGAGGGTGACATCACAGACAGCTACCGGGCGCTCAGCGTCTGCCCCACGTACCGCCTCACGAAGGACGCTACAGGTTTCTGTGCAGAGCTCCTCCGTGCCAAGCAGCGTGTGTCGGTGGGGAGAAGGCCACGCGCCTGTCGCTACAGCTGCTGCTCCCTGTAG
- the IL17RB gene encoding interleukin-17 receptor B isoform X3, whose protein sequence is MPIRTPRGGGRWPRDVASTAEPGRAVLGGRASGAGPSPEWMVRHTLTPGDLRDLQVETIKSNVDLEDSSILMNISWILRADASIRLLKATKICVMGKSHFQSYSCIRCNYTQAFQTQTRPSGGKWTFSYIGFPVELNTVYFIGAHNIPNANMNEDGPSMAVNFTSPGCLDHVMKYKKKCIEAGSLWKPNITACKRSANMVEVNFTTSPLGDRYMALIQSTAVIGTSYVSELTPYFHTCGNDCIRQRGTVVQCPQTGVSSPQDHDRSVLRGWLPLLLSALLVATWVLVAGIYLIWRHERIKKTSFSTTTLLPSIKVLVVYPSEICFHHTVCYFTEFLQNRCRSEVILEKWQKKKIAEMGPVQWLTTQKQAADKVIFLLSNDSTTCDGNCDKKGGPCENSQDLFHLAFNLFCSDLRSQAHLHKYVVVYFREGDITDSYRALSVCPTYRLTKDATGFCAELLRAKQRVSVGRRPRACRYSCCSL, encoded by the exons ATGCCGATCCGGACCCCGCGCGGTGGCGGGCGGTGGCCCCGCGATGTCGCTAGTACTGCTGAGCCTGGCCGCGCTGTGCTGGGGGGCCGTGCCTCCGGAGCCG GACCGTCTCCAGAATGGATGGTCCGACACACCCTGACCCCAGGAGACCTGAGGGACCTCCAAGTGGAAACTATTAAAAGCAATGTTGACCTGGAGGACTCTTCAATTTTGATGAACATAAGCTGGATACTCCGGGCAGATG CCAGCATCCGCTTGTTGAAGGCCACCAAGATCTGCGTGATGGGCAAAAGCCACTTCCAGTCCTACAGCTGCATCAGGTGCAATTACACCCAGGCCTTCCAGACTCAGACCAGACCCTCTGGTGGCAAA TGGACGTTTTCCTACATTGGTTTTCCTGTCGAGCTGAACACAGTCTATTTCATTGGGGCCCATAACATCCCCAATGCAAATATGAATGAGGACGGTCCCTCCATGGCTGTGAACTTCACCTCCCCAG GGTGCCTGGACCAcgtaatgaaatataaaaaaaaatgcatcgaGGCAG GAAGTCTGTGGAAGCCAAACATCACCGCTTGTAAGAGGAGCGCGAACATGGTGGAAGTGAATTTTACCACCAGTCCCCTTGGAGACAGATACATGGCGCTCATCCAAAGTACCGCCGTGATTGGGACTTCCTACGTGTCAGAG CTGACTCCGTATTTCCATACCTGTGGCAACGACTGCATCCGACAAAGAGGAACCGTGGTGCAGTGCCCACAAACGGGAGTCTCTTCTCCTCAGGATCATG ACAGAAGTGTGCTGCGTGGCTGGCTGCCTCTCCTCCTGTCCGCTCTGCTTGTGGCCACATGGGTGCTGGTGGCTGGCATCTATCTGATCTGGAGGCACG AAAGGATCAAGAAGACGTCCTTCTCAACTACCACGCTACTGCCCTCTATTAAGGTTCTTGTGGTTTACCCTTCTGAAATATGCTTCCATCACACAGTTTGTTACTTCACTGAGTTTCTTCAAAACCGCTGCAGAAGTGAAGTTATCCTTGAAAAgtggcagaaaaagaaaatagccgAGATGGGTCCCGTGCAGTGGCTTACCACTCAGAAGCAAGCAGCGGATAAggtcattttccttctttccaatGATAGCACCACGTGTGATGGTAACTGTGACAAGAAGGGCGGCCCCTGTGAGAACTCCCAAGACCTGTTCCACCTCGCCTTTAACCTCTTCTGCAGTGATCTGAGAAGCCAGGCTCATCTGCACAAATACGTGGTGGTCTACTTCAGAGAGGGTGACATCACAGACAGCTACCGGGCGCTCAGCGTCTGCCCCACGTACCGCCTCACGAAGGACGCTACAGGTTTCTGTGCAGAGCTCCTCCGTGCCAAGCAGCGTGTGTCGGTGGGGAGAAGGCCACGCGCCTGTCGCTACAGCTGCTGCTCCCTGTAG
- the IL17RB gene encoding interleukin-17 receptor B isoform X4, translating to MPIRTPRGGGRWPRDVASTAEPGRAVLGGRASGAGPSPEWMVRHTLTPGDLRDLQVETIKSNVDLEDSSILMNISWILRADASIRLLKATKICVMGKSHFQSYSCIRCNYTQAFQTQTRPSGGKWTFSYIGFPVELNTVYFIGAHNIPNANMNEDGPSMAVNFTSPGCLDHVMKYKKKCIEAGSLWKPNITACKRSANMVEVNFTTSPLGDRYMALIQSTAVIGTSYVSEKELTRTSVVVHVTGESEGAVVQLTPYFHTCGNDCIRQRGTVVQCPQTGVSSPQDHERIKKTSFSTTTLLPSIKVLVVYPSEICFHHTVCYFTEFLQNRCRSEVILEKWQKKKIAEMGPVQWLTTQKQAADKVIFLLSNDSTTCDGNCDKKGGPCENSQDLFHLAFNLFCSDLRSQAHLHKYVVVYFREGDITDSYRALSVCPTYRLTKDATGFCAELLRAKQRVSVGRRPRACRYSCCSL from the exons ATGCCGATCCGGACCCCGCGCGGTGGCGGGCGGTGGCCCCGCGATGTCGCTAGTACTGCTGAGCCTGGCCGCGCTGTGCTGGGGGGCCGTGCCTCCGGAGCCG GACCGTCTCCAGAATGGATGGTCCGACACACCCTGACCCCAGGAGACCTGAGGGACCTCCAAGTGGAAACTATTAAAAGCAATGTTGACCTGGAGGACTCTTCAATTTTGATGAACATAAGCTGGATACTCCGGGCAGATG CCAGCATCCGCTTGTTGAAGGCCACCAAGATCTGCGTGATGGGCAAAAGCCACTTCCAGTCCTACAGCTGCATCAGGTGCAATTACACCCAGGCCTTCCAGACTCAGACCAGACCCTCTGGTGGCAAA TGGACGTTTTCCTACATTGGTTTTCCTGTCGAGCTGAACACAGTCTATTTCATTGGGGCCCATAACATCCCCAATGCAAATATGAATGAGGACGGTCCCTCCATGGCTGTGAACTTCACCTCCCCAG GGTGCCTGGACCAcgtaatgaaatataaaaaaaaatgcatcgaGGCAG GAAGTCTGTGGAAGCCAAACATCACCGCTTGTAAGAGGAGCGCGAACATGGTGGAAGTGAATTTTACCACCAGTCCCCTTGGAGACAGATACATGGCGCTCATCCAAAGTACCGCCGTGATTGGGACTTCCTACGTGTCAGAG AAAGAACTAACTCGAACTTCCGTGGTGGTTCACGtgactggggagagtgaaggtgCTGTGGTCCAG CTGACTCCGTATTTCCATACCTGTGGCAACGACTGCATCCGACAAAGAGGAACCGTGGTGCAGTGCCCACAAACGGGAGTCTCTTCTCCTCAGGATCATG AAAGGATCAAGAAGACGTCCTTCTCAACTACCACGCTACTGCCCTCTATTAAGGTTCTTGTGGTTTACCCTTCTGAAATATGCTTCCATCACACAGTTTGTTACTTCACTGAGTTTCTTCAAAACCGCTGCAGAAGTGAAGTTATCCTTGAAAAgtggcagaaaaagaaaatagccgAGATGGGTCCCGTGCAGTGGCTTACCACTCAGAAGCAAGCAGCGGATAAggtcattttccttctttccaatGATAGCACCACGTGTGATGGTAACTGTGACAAGAAGGGCGGCCCCTGTGAGAACTCCCAAGACCTGTTCCACCTCGCCTTTAACCTCTTCTGCAGTGATCTGAGAAGCCAGGCTCATCTGCACAAATACGTGGTGGTCTACTTCAGAGAGGGTGACATCACAGACAGCTACCGGGCGCTCAGCGTCTGCCCCACGTACCGCCTCACGAAGGACGCTACAGGTTTCTGTGCAGAGCTCCTCCGTGCCAAGCAGCGTGTGTCGGTGGGGAGAAGGCCACGCGCCTGTCGCTACAGCTGCTGCTCCCTGTAG
- the IL17RB gene encoding interleukin-17 receptor B isoform X1 codes for MPIRTPRGGGRWPRDVASTAEPGRAVLGGRASGAGPSPEWMVRHTLTPGDLRDLQVETIKSNVDLEDSSILMNISWILRADASIRLLKATKICVMGKSHFQSYSCIRCNYTQAFQTQTRPSGGKWTFSYIGFPVELNTVYFIGAHNIPNANMNEDGPSMAVNFTSPGCLDHVMKYKKKCIEAGSLWKPNITACKRSANMVEVNFTTSPLGDRYMALIQSTAVIGTSYVSEKELTRTSVVVHVTGESEGAVVQLTPYFHTCGNDCIRQRGTVVQCPQTGVSSPQDHDRSVLRGWLPLLLSALLVATWVLVAGIYLIWRHERIKKTSFSTTTLLPSIKVLVVYPSEICFHHTVCYFTEFLQNRCRSEVILEKWQKKKIAEMGPVQWLTTQKQAADKVIFLLSNDSTTCDGNCDKKGGPCENSQDLFHLAFNLFCSDLRSQAHLHKYVVVYFREGDITDSYRALSVCPTYRLTKDATGFCAELLRAKQRVSVGRRPRACRYSCCSL; via the exons ATGCCGATCCGGACCCCGCGCGGTGGCGGGCGGTGGCCCCGCGATGTCGCTAGTACTGCTGAGCCTGGCCGCGCTGTGCTGGGGGGCCGTGCCTCCGGAGCCG GACCGTCTCCAGAATGGATGGTCCGACACACCCTGACCCCAGGAGACCTGAGGGACCTCCAAGTGGAAACTATTAAAAGCAATGTTGACCTGGAGGACTCTTCAATTTTGATGAACATAAGCTGGATACTCCGGGCAGATG CCAGCATCCGCTTGTTGAAGGCCACCAAGATCTGCGTGATGGGCAAAAGCCACTTCCAGTCCTACAGCTGCATCAGGTGCAATTACACCCAGGCCTTCCAGACTCAGACCAGACCCTCTGGTGGCAAA TGGACGTTTTCCTACATTGGTTTTCCTGTCGAGCTGAACACAGTCTATTTCATTGGGGCCCATAACATCCCCAATGCAAATATGAATGAGGACGGTCCCTCCATGGCTGTGAACTTCACCTCCCCAG GGTGCCTGGACCAcgtaatgaaatataaaaaaaaatgcatcgaGGCAG GAAGTCTGTGGAAGCCAAACATCACCGCTTGTAAGAGGAGCGCGAACATGGTGGAAGTGAATTTTACCACCAGTCCCCTTGGAGACAGATACATGGCGCTCATCCAAAGTACCGCCGTGATTGGGACTTCCTACGTGTCAGAG AAAGAACTAACTCGAACTTCCGTGGTGGTTCACGtgactggggagagtgaaggtgCTGTGGTCCAG CTGACTCCGTATTTCCATACCTGTGGCAACGACTGCATCCGACAAAGAGGAACCGTGGTGCAGTGCCCACAAACGGGAGTCTCTTCTCCTCAGGATCATG ACAGAAGTGTGCTGCGTGGCTGGCTGCCTCTCCTCCTGTCCGCTCTGCTTGTGGCCACATGGGTGCTGGTGGCTGGCATCTATCTGATCTGGAGGCACG AAAGGATCAAGAAGACGTCCTTCTCAACTACCACGCTACTGCCCTCTATTAAGGTTCTTGTGGTTTACCCTTCTGAAATATGCTTCCATCACACAGTTTGTTACTTCACTGAGTTTCTTCAAAACCGCTGCAGAAGTGAAGTTATCCTTGAAAAgtggcagaaaaagaaaatagccgAGATGGGTCCCGTGCAGTGGCTTACCACTCAGAAGCAAGCAGCGGATAAggtcattttccttctttccaatGATAGCACCACGTGTGATGGTAACTGTGACAAGAAGGGCGGCCCCTGTGAGAACTCCCAAGACCTGTTCCACCTCGCCTTTAACCTCTTCTGCAGTGATCTGAGAAGCCAGGCTCATCTGCACAAATACGTGGTGGTCTACTTCAGAGAGGGTGACATCACAGACAGCTACCGGGCGCTCAGCGTCTGCCCCACGTACCGCCTCACGAAGGACGCTACAGGTTTCTGTGCAGAGCTCCTCCGTGCCAAGCAGCGTGTGTCGGTGGGGAGAAGGCCACGCGCCTGTCGCTACAGCTGCTGCTCCCTGTAG